One Halanaerobiaceae bacterium ANBcell28 genomic window carries:
- a CDS encoding P-II family nitrogen regulator: MKEVIAIIRMEMINKTKKALSLEGFDSMNCRKVNGRGKKKVDYELVSQLLSGEEIKSPPLAQSLSEGHRLVPKRMLSIVVNDDQLEKVVKTIININKKGNPGDGKIFVTDIVDTIRVRTGESGEEAI, encoded by the coding sequence ATGAAAGAAGTTATAGCTATTATCAGAATGGAAATGATCAATAAGACCAAGAAGGCACTTTCCCTGGAGGGCTTTGATTCGATGAATTGCCGTAAGGTGAATGGCAGAGGCAAGAAAAAGGTGGATTATGAGCTTGTTAGTCAACTGCTGTCTGGTGAAGAAATAAAATCTCCACCTCTTGCTCAATCATTGTCAGAAGGACATCGCCTTGTTCCTAAAAGAATGTTGTCAATTGTAGTTAATGATGATCAGTTGGAAAAAGTTGTCAAGACTATTATAAATATTAATAAAAAAGGAAATCCAGGTGATGGTAAGATTTTCGTTACTGATATAGTAGATACTATTAGAGTAAGGACAGGAGAAAGTGGAGAAGAAGCTATTTAA
- a CDS encoding P-II family nitrogen regulator, whose product MKMIRAIIRPEKTTEVLNELGEAGFPAVTKMDVVGRGKQRGVKVGNIHYDELPKELLMIVVEDKDVDDVNRIIMKTARSDEATFGDGKIFVNEVEEAYTISSGEKIL is encoded by the coding sequence ATGAAGATGATTAGAGCGATTATTCGTCCGGAAAAGACTACAGAAGTTTTAAATGAACTTGGAGAAGCGGGCTTTCCGGCTGTTACTAAGATGGATGTTGTTGGTAGGGGTAAACAGCGTGGGGTAAAAGTTGGTAATATTCATTATGATGAATTACCCAAGGAATTACTGATGATTGTTGTTGAGGATAAAGATGTGGATGATGTCAATAGAATTATTATGAAAACTGCTAGATCTGATGAGGCTACTTTTGGTGATGGTAAGATATTCGTAAATGAGGTTGAAGAAGCCTATACAATTAGTAGTGGTGAAAAGATATTATAA
- the nifH gene encoding nitrogenase iron protein has product MRQIAIYGKGGIGKSTTTQNLTSALGEMGKKIMVVGCDPKADSTRLLLGGMNQKTVLDTLREEGEDFELTDILKPGFSDIKCVESGGPEPGVGCAGRGIITSISMLESLGAYTDELDYVFYDVLGDVVCGGFAMPIREGKAQEIYIVASGELMALYAANNIAKGIQKYAKSGGTRLGGIICNSRKVDNELELLEAFAYELGSQLIHFVPRDNIVQRAEINKKTVIAYDPDAEQANEYRQLAKNIDGNEMFVIPKPMVQDRLEELMMDYGILEI; this is encoded by the coding sequence ATGCGTCAGATAGCTATTTATGGTAAAGGTGGAATTGGAAAATCAACGACAACTCAGAATCTAACTTCTGCACTTGGTGAGATGGGTAAGAAGATTATGGTAGTTGGATGTGATCCTAAGGCGGATTCTACTCGTTTGTTATTGGGAGGTATGAATCAAAAGACAGTATTGGACACTTTACGTGAAGAAGGGGAAGACTTTGAATTGACAGATATCCTTAAACCTGGTTTTTCAGATATCAAATGTGTTGAATCAGGAGGTCCTGAGCCAGGTGTTGGATGTGCTGGTCGTGGTATTATTACTTCTATCAGTATGTTGGAATCACTTGGAGCTTATACAGATGAATTGGATTATGTTTTCTATGATGTTTTAGGTGATGTTGTTTGTGGTGGATTTGCAATGCCGATTCGCGAAGGTAAGGCTCAGGAAATCTATATCGTAGCCAGTGGAGAATTGATGGCTTTATATGCGGCTAACAATATTGCCAAGGGTATTCAAAAATATGCAAAAAGCGGTGGAACTAGACTTGGTGGAATTATCTGTAATAGTCGTAAAGTTGATAATGAACTAGAACTATTGGAGGCTTTTGCATATGAATTGGGTAGTCAATTAATACATTTCGTTCCTAGAGATAATATTGTGCAGAGAGCAGAGATTAATAAGAAAACTGTTATCGCTTATGACCCAGATGCAGAGCAAGCAAATGAGTATAGACAGTTGGCTAAAAATATAGATGGCAATGAAATGTTCGTAATTCCGAAACCAATGGTTCAGGATAGATTGGAAGAGTTGATGATGGATTATGGAATCTTAGAAATTTAA
- a CDS encoding PDZ domain-containing protein has protein sequence MDFESIMVNTSKQGLIGNSFLENFKVVINYLSEELILIGDKDSVLVEGYSFGIGLDKNEKGEIIVSGMWENLPAHRVGIQVGDEVIEIDGVDISNYSLLELSDIFLSSNEIKLLIENDAGKREVLLEKEDL, from the coding sequence ATGGATTTCGAAAGTATTATGGTAAATACTAGCAAGCAAGGGCTCATAGGTAATAGTTTTCTGGAGAATTTTAAAGTTGTGATAAATTATTTATCTGAAGAATTAATTTTAATAGGGGATAAAGATAGTGTCTTAGTAGAAGGTTATTCTTTTGGAATAGGCTTAGATAAGAATGAAAAAGGAGAAATAATTGTATCAGGTATGTGGGAAAATCTACCAGCTCATAGAGTAGGAATACAAGTTGGAGATGAGGTAATAGAAATTGATGGTGTGGATATCTCTAATTATTCATTACTAGAATTATCTGATATTTTTCTTAGCAGCAATGAGATTAAACTTTTAATAGAAAATGATGCTGGTAAAAGAGAAGTATTGCTTGAAAAAGAGGATTTGTAA
- a CDS encoding C39 family peptidase, with protein sequence MGNEIFLIGETHILEREADIHVSNNREYDWFFPQGYSKNPDINCGPATIKMAAKWYDEEFSKTIDIIRDEIAIAEGEGITTGHIKNYLKRIKIDYSVLFNPLIDEIIENINKGNIIIGITNLSYIRRNFGRINRNINMTSLAPGFYEANHSIIIKGYKKYKIHDKEFVLLEVYEPGIRRKDSSGAYIGEDIYYFADDILRGMDELSSSIHCICNKPKIPFLVIESNK encoded by the coding sequence GTGGGAAATGAAATATTTTTAATAGGAGAAACTCATATATTAGAAAGAGAAGCAGATATTCATGTTAGTAATAATAGAGAGTATGATTGGTTTTTTCCTCAGGGATATTCGAAAAATCCGGATATTAATTGTGGGCCTGCAACTATAAAAATGGCAGCAAAGTGGTATGATGAAGAATTTTCAAAAACAATTGATATAATACGTGATGAAATAGCCATAGCAGAAGGAGAAGGTATTACAACTGGTCATATAAAGAATTATCTAAAAAGAATTAAAATAGATTATTCCGTTTTGTTTAATCCTTTAATAGATGAAATAATTGAAAATATTAATAAAGGAAATATTATTATAGGAATAACTAATCTTAGTTATATTAGAAGGAACTTTGGAAGAATTAATCGTAATATTAATATGACTTCTTTAGCACCAGGTTTTTATGAGGCAAATCACTCTATAATTATAAAAGGATATAAAAAGTATAAAATCCATGATAAGGAATTTGTTTTACTCGAGGTATATGAGCCAGGTATAAGAAGGAAAGATAGTTCGGGCGCTTATATAGGTGAGGATATATATTATTTCGCGGATGATATTTTAAGAGGTATGGATGAGCTCTCATCATCTATACATTGTATTTGTAACAAGCCTAAAATACCATTCTTGGTAATTGAGTCAAATAAATGA
- a CDS encoding DUF86 domain-containing protein, whose amino-acid sequence MTDSLKALLTDKMIKMEQYLAELKEAKPDDYKEFLSSHVRRYAIERLLQLIVDLALDINNIIIKDTGKPPASDYFNSFIELIEIDVLDKKFAYQIAPSTGLRNRLVHEYEKIDNRIVYKSIDKTYDYYIEYIKAIVLYMESI is encoded by the coding sequence ATGACAGATTCTTTAAAGGCCCTTTTGACAGACAAGATGATAAAAATGGAACAATATTTAGCAGAACTAAAAGAAGCTAAGCCAGATGATTATAAAGAATTTCTTTCTAGTCATGTAAGGAGATACGCTATAGAAAGATTATTGCAACTAATTGTTGATCTGGCGTTAGATATCAATAATATTATTATTAAAGATACAGGTAAGCCTCCTGCTTCTGATTATTTTAACTCTTTTATTGAATTGATTGAAATTGATGTTTTAGATAAAAAATTTGCCTATCAGATAGCACCTAGTACAGGACTGAGAAATAGACTTGTTCATGAGTATGAAAAGATTGATAATAGAATCGTATATAAAAGTATAGATAAAACATATGACTATTATATTGAATATATAAAAGCTATTGTTCTATATATGGAGTCTATTTAG
- a CDS encoding nucleotidyltransferase domain-containing protein, giving the protein MRIGQKEVPLDIIKKYKIKLLVLFGSYADNSNKPDSDLDLAYISEDLLNKDEELSLLHDLISFYQKGELDVVDLTKASPTLKLEVANKGKLLYGSGEEFLKFQLYAASRFADSKFLRIDRENYLKERLSKL; this is encoded by the coding sequence ATGAGGATAGGACAAAAAGAAGTACCATTAGATATAATAAAAAAATATAAGATTAAATTACTAGTTCTTTTTGGTTCATATGCTGATAACAGTAATAAGCCAGATAGTGATCTTGATTTAGCTTATATTAGTGAAGACTTATTAAACAAAGATGAGGAATTGTCTCTTTTGCATGATTTAATATCTTTCTATCAAAAAGGGGAATTGGATGTAGTTGATCTTACAAAGGCATCTCCCACCTTAAAACTGGAGGTTGCTAATAAAGGTAAACTTCTTTATGGTTCAGGAGAGGAATTTTTAAAATTTCAATTATATGCTGCCAGTAGATTTGCTGATAGCAAGTTCTTGCGTATAGATAGAGAAAACTATCTCAAAGAGAGGTTGAGTAAACTATGA
- a CDS encoding PIN domain-containing protein, whose protein sequence is MLVSYIQEIRKKQILLYTSNYVIDETLTWLAYNGLHEKAIKVMELWKEAEKNQSLKTIWVDKDITDEAWLIFSKFADHKLSFTDCTSFAICKELGINKVFGFDDHFNILGFLLSPYQIHESKVSYDVIYNNS, encoded by the coding sequence TTGCTTGTTTCCTATATTCAAGAAATACGGAAAAAACAAATTTTATTATATACATCTAATTACGTGATAGATGAGACTTTGACCTGGTTGGCTTATAATGGCTTACATGAAAAGGCTATAAAGGTGATGGAGTTGTGGAAAGAAGCTGAGAAAAATCAATCATTAAAAACTATCTGGGTTGATAAAGATATTACAGATGAGGCCTGGCTAATATTTTCTAAATTTGCAGACCATAAATTGTCTTTTACTGACTGTACTTCTTTTGCTATCTGTAAAGAACTTGGGATTAATAAAGTATTTGGATTTGACGATCATTTCAATATCCTTGGATTTTTGTTAAGTCCCTACCAAATTCATGAGAGTAAAGTTAGCTATGATGTCATATATAATAATTCCTAG
- a CDS encoding iron-containing alcohol dehydrogenase, which yields MVDAFDLLMPEIKFGPGKFQDLAEIIKKYGDKVLLLTGGSSLKKSGHYQQLIDVLKDMSIDAYTEKVRGEPSPELVDEIVAIYREKGLELVVAIGGGSVMDAGKAISALLTKDGSVMDYLEGVGAGMIHDGEKIPFIAVPTTSGTGSEATKNAVLSRVGENGFKKSLRHDNFVPDLALVDPELTLGCPASITAASGMDALTQLMGAYLSTNANPMIDSLCLKATEYALEAVLPVSTDQPDNLALRSKMAYASLVSGIALANVGLGIVHGLASPIGGFFDIPHGVVCGTLLGEASALNIRLLQEKNTEEADFYLQKYARVGTFLSDDQNYIPAKKDYYCDLLINTLRDWVVELDIPRLGKYGVSEDDLDKIVEKTGIKNNPVELAKEDIKQLLIKRL from the coding sequence GTGGTAGATGCATTTGATTTATTAATGCCTGAAATCAAATTTGGACCTGGCAAATTTCAAGACTTAGCAGAGATAATTAAAAAATATGGAGATAAAGTACTGCTGCTTACTGGCGGAAGCTCTTTGAAGAAATCAGGTCATTATCAGCAATTAATTGATGTATTAAAAGATATGTCTATTGATGCTTATACAGAAAAGGTAAGAGGAGAGCCTTCTCCTGAACTGGTTGATGAGATTGTTGCTATTTATCGAGAAAAAGGTCTTGAACTAGTAGTGGCAATAGGTGGTGGAAGTGTAATGGATGCTGGTAAAGCTATTTCCGCTTTACTGACTAAAGATGGCTCAGTGATGGATTATCTGGAAGGGGTAGGGGCTGGCATGATACATGATGGTGAGAAGATTCCTTTCATCGCTGTACCTACAACCTCTGGAACCGGCAGTGAGGCTACAAAGAATGCTGTCTTGAGTAGAGTAGGAGAGAATGGCTTTAAAAAGTCCTTACGTCATGATAATTTTGTGCCAGATCTTGCCTTAGTGGATCCAGAATTGACATTAGGCTGCCCTGCTAGTATCACAGCAGCCAGCGGTATGGATGCCTTAACCCAATTGATGGGAGCATATCTTTCTACTAATGCAAATCCGATGATAGATTCACTTTGTTTAAAAGCAACAGAATATGCCCTTGAAGCAGTTCTTCCAGTTAGTACAGATCAGCCAGATAATCTTGCGTTAAGGAGTAAGATGGCATATGCTTCTCTTGTATCTGGTATTGCTTTGGCCAATGTTGGTCTGGGGATCGTTCATGGTCTGGCGTCACCTATTGGTGGATTTTTTGATATCCCCCATGGGGTTGTCTGTGGTACTTTGCTGGGAGAGGCAAGTGCTTTAAATATTCGCTTGTTGCAGGAGAAGAATACTGAAGAAGCTGATTTTTATCTGCAAAAATATGCACGTGTTGGCACTTTCTTAAGCGATGATCAAAATTATATTCCTGCTAAAAAAGACTACTATTGTGATCTTTTGATAAATACATTAAGAGATTGGGTAGTTGAACTTGATATTCCCCGTTTAGGTAAATATGGAGTAAGTGAGGATGATCTGGATAAAATAGTGGAAAAGACAGGAATTAAGAACAATCCAGTTGAATTAGCTAAAGAAGATATAAAGCAATTACTAATTAAGAGGCTTTGA
- a CDS encoding antibiotic biosynthesis monooxygenase, whose product MLVYVVEVKVKEENIEDFKKATIANHKGTIKEPGNYRFDVLQSKEDPKRFTLYEVYESEEAVVAHKETAHYLKWRETVADWMAAPRKGIKHEVIAPEGDNQW is encoded by the coding sequence ATGCTTGTATATGTTGTGGAAGTAAAGGTTAAGGAAGAGAATATTGAAGATTTTAAAAAGGCTACTATTGCAAACCATAAAGGGACTATTAAAGAGCCGGGAAATTATCGCTTTGATGTTTTACAGAGCAAAGAAGATCCAAAAAGATTTACTCTGTATGAGGTATATGAGTCAGAAGAAGCAGTTGTAGCCCATAAGGAGACGGCACATTATCTGAAATGGCGTGAAACTGTTGCTGATTGGATGGCAGCACCGCGAAAAGGTATCAAGCATGAAGTGATTGCACCTGAAGGTGATAATCAGTGGTAG
- a CDS encoding DUF6036 family nucleotidyltransferase yields MDEQVLKAKIESILESNKNDLYKKIAYISVITEAFSEKNVKPVIVGGQAVEFYTSGGYSTLDIDVLCERSIAEIDSVLKPLGFEREGKYWTYPGSDIAIEVPSGPLAGSWDRVAEVDIDNFKAYIIGIEDIIIDRLNRYKYWKEFDDQEWIIGMIYINYDDIDWDYLYKKARTEKTIDELQGFRAIVDNKR; encoded by the coding sequence ATGGATGAGCAGGTATTGAAAGCTAAAATTGAGTCAATTTTAGAGTCAAATAAAAATGACTTATATAAAAAAATAGCATATATATCAGTTATAACAGAAGCCTTTAGCGAAAAAAATGTTAAACCTGTAATTGTAGGGGGACAGGCAGTTGAGTTTTATACATCTGGTGGTTATAGTACTCTTGATATAGATGTTTTGTGTGAGCGATCTATTGCAGAAATAGATAGTGTATTAAAACCATTAGGCTTTGAAAGAGAAGGTAAGTACTGGACTTATCCAGGTAGCGATATAGCTATAGAAGTTCCTTCTGGTCCTTTAGCTGGAAGTTGGGATAGAGTTGCTGAAGTTGATATTGATAATTTTAAAGCCTATATAATTGGGATAGAGGATATTATAATTGATCGTCTAAATAGGTATAAGTATTGGAAAGAATTTGATGATCAAGAATGGATAATCGGTATGATTTATATAAACTATGATGATATTGACTGGGATTATTTATATAAAAAGGCTAGGACAGAAAAAACTATAGATGAGTTACAGGGGTTTAGAGCGATTGTTGATAATAAAAGATAA
- a CDS encoding SagB/ThcOx family dehydrogenase, which yields MNICKEFMEKTKYQNMKEESPQEKGVEQPPLQKPYEDGLELIDLPEPTDLELENINLKDLFEQRRSLRSYSDQELSQEELSYLLWMTQGVKKEVKDKATFRTVPSAGARHAFETYLLINNVDGLDNGIYRYLAIEHKLLPYKFEDKITEKVVEACLKQKFVGESAITFIWVADVERMTWRYQERSYRYLHLDAGHVCQNLYLASESIDAGVCAIAAYSDDAINELLEIDGQNEFVIYMATVGKK from the coding sequence ATGAACATTTGTAAAGAATTTATGGAGAAAACAAAGTATCAGAATATGAAGGAAGAATCTCCTCAGGAGAAGGGTGTGGAACAACCCCCCTTACAAAAACCCTATGAAGATGGACTTGAATTGATAGATTTACCTGAACCTACTGATTTAGAACTTGAGAACATTAATCTAAAAGATCTCTTTGAGCAAAGGAGAAGTTTACGTTCTTATTCCGATCAAGAATTAAGCCAGGAAGAACTATCTTATCTATTATGGATGACACAAGGGGTTAAAAAAGAGGTTAAAGATAAGGCTACATTTAGGACAGTTCCTTCAGCAGGAGCACGTCATGCTTTCGAAACATATTTGCTGATTAATAATGTAGATGGTTTAGATAATGGCATTTACCGCTATTTAGCTATTGAACACAAATTGCTTCCCTATAAGTTTGAGGATAAGATTACAGAAAAAGTGGTAGAAGCATGTCTTAAGCAAAAATTTGTAGGTGAATCTGCTATCACTTTTATCTGGGTAGCTGATGTAGAACGGATGACATGGCGTTATCAAGAAAGAAGCTATAGATATCTTCATCTAGATGCAGGACATGTATGTCAGAATCTATATCTAGCTTCAGAATCTATTGATGCAGGTGTTTGCGCAATTGCAGCTTATTCAGATGATGCTATCAATGAATTGCTTGAGATTGATGGTCAGAACGAGTTTGTAATTTACATGGCTACTGTCGGGAAGAAATGA
- a CDS encoding SprT family zinc-dependent metalloprotease has protein sequence MKFIKIDNREIEYDIIRTNRKKTIGIQIDPDEGVIVRSPKRVSDQDIEDLLKRKSKWIIRKMDEMAKIKEAPEAKNFVSGEEFLYLGRKYKLLLSEDRSLEKAYVKLSENKIKLSYNPDIDNGDRKQFIRAEIIKWYYQEFGDILLDRIEKFQPQIGKSPLKIRIKNQKKRWGSCSSKGNLNFNWKLIMAPIDIIDYLVVHEMVHLIHPNHSRDFWNKLASIIPDYKERQEWLKINQRLLNL, from the coding sequence GTGAAATTTATAAAAATAGACAATAGAGAAATTGAATATGATATTATACGTACTAATCGGAAAAAAACAATAGGGATCCAAATCGATCCGGATGAAGGGGTGATAGTCCGCTCACCGAAAAGGGTAAGCGATCAAGATATTGAGGACCTGCTAAAAAGGAAATCAAAGTGGATTATTAGAAAGATGGACGAGATGGCAAAGATAAAAGAAGCACCTGAAGCGAAAAACTTTGTCAGTGGTGAAGAATTTCTCTATCTTGGTAGAAAGTATAAATTGCTTCTTAGTGAAGATAGAAGTCTGGAGAAGGCTTATGTAAAATTATCTGAGAATAAGATTAAACTTAGCTATAATCCAGATATAGATAATGGAGATAGGAAGCAATTTATAAGAGCTGAGATTATAAAATGGTATTATCAAGAGTTTGGGGATATATTACTGGATAGGATAGAAAAATTTCAGCCACAGATAGGGAAAAGTCCTCTAAAAATTAGAATTAAAAATCAAAAGAAACGTTGGGGTAGTTGTAGTAGTAAGGGGAATCTTAATTTCAACTGGAAGTTAATTATGGCACCTATAGATATAATTGATTATCTAGTAGTTCATGAAATGGTACATTTAATTCATCCCAATCACTCTAGAGACTTCTGGAATAAGCTTGCCAGTATAATTCCAGACTATAAAGAAAGACAGGAGTGGTTAAAAATCAATCAGAGGCTACTTAATCTTTAA
- a CDS encoding ATP-binding domain-containing protein — translation MKSNFSFLQSKWTSLGDLAKAAEDNLYRDPNTTIVKLRMFAEQIVDYIFAYDNLDLPEEDNLFNKLKLLEREELIQNEIAEIFHSLRIEGNKAVHESYDSLDDAKTLLSLGHKLGVWFMEVYGEWDFDAEDFVLPEEKEDDNDKLELLQEEYEKMINKVQKEIAAIKVEQERISNLAERKELSEKSNDKIKLNEAESKILGFFSGNKENTSQEIESGYKFITTETIDSKDSNSSSTVWDSVRRSFSERDCIAYWKYPIFSKRGEDRKEPDILIADKEYGLIVLEVEDYTIEDIANLSDEQWEYNIDKESDSPIYLAEDQLYAIKGLCESDRSLRRIQGRVAVVLANITKDEWEEKDYPTENIIFADCLGKKTFLKEVLNLEAVFGRGKLANDKWNNLLMVLSGQNTFKKKAEEKSKKDRKTRSGIKAIIKENLFEVDMQQEAIGKTIPPGPQRIRGIAGSGKTVLLSQKAAHMHLKHPDWKIALVFFTRSLYDSTKREVDKWLRRFSNGEIGFDSIENDKLQILHAWGAKDQPGFYTTVCKSHKTRPLTASRKILGDGEPNERLVKACKLFLEKTEEIEPIYDAILIDEAQDLVVDNEELKYQDKQPFYWLAYKSLKPVGEGKEKRLIWAYDEAQSLNSLNIPSAPQLFGQEPQFKRMVSGFHKGGIRKSEIMNKCYRTPGPVLTAAHAIGMGLLREGGMLRGYTTQEDWENIGYEILEGSFNPVGQKVVIHRPDEMTPNRVAEIWDGDIVEFNKYNTRKEEIDNLAKKIRHNIEVDGLKPCRDILVIALGDPKESYRLKVDAAKAIKNEGIDIYIPKALKNNIYYPKYPKIDANKYWNKGGVTISNTYRAKGNEAFMVYVIGLDKIAEDEANFALRNQLFVALTRTKGWLNVSGVGEFPLYDEFKRVLDSGNRFEFIFQRPLLK, via the coding sequence ATGAAAAGCAATTTCTCTTTTTTACAAAGTAAGTGGACTAGTCTAGGTGACTTAGCTAAGGCAGCTGAGGATAATCTATACAGAGATCCTAATACTACTATTGTCAAATTAAGAATGTTTGCAGAACAAATAGTAGATTATATCTTTGCTTATGATAATCTTGATTTACCTGAAGAAGATAATTTATTCAACAAATTGAAGTTATTAGAAAGAGAAGAGCTTATTCAAAACGAGATTGCTGAGATATTTCATAGCCTCCGTATAGAGGGAAATAAGGCTGTTCATGAGTCTTATGATTCCTTGGATGATGCTAAAACCCTCCTTTCTCTAGGACATAAACTAGGAGTTTGGTTTATGGAGGTTTATGGAGAATGGGATTTTGATGCAGAAGATTTTGTACTACCAGAAGAAAAAGAAGACGACAATGATAAGTTAGAGCTATTACAGGAAGAATATGAAAAAATGATAAATAAAGTTCAGAAAGAGATAGCTGCCATAAAAGTTGAACAGGAAAGAATAAGTAATCTTGCTGAGCGTAAAGAATTGAGTGAGAAATCTAATGATAAAATTAAATTAAATGAAGCTGAAAGTAAAATACTTGGCTTTTTTTCTGGAAATAAAGAAAATACATCTCAGGAGATAGAGTCTGGCTATAAATTCATAACAACAGAAACTATAGATTCAAAGGATTCTAATAGCAGTAGTACTGTCTGGGATTCTGTAAGGAGATCTTTTAGTGAAAGGGACTGTATTGCTTATTGGAAATATCCTATCTTTTCTAAAAGAGGAGAAGATAGAAAAGAACCCGATATATTAATTGCTGATAAGGAGTATGGTCTTATAGTGCTAGAAGTAGAAGATTATACAATAGAGGATATTGCTAATCTTAGTGATGAGCAATGGGAATATAATATAGATAAAGAAAGCGATTCCCCAATTTATCTTGCAGAAGATCAGCTATATGCTATTAAAGGTCTCTGTGAAAGTGATAGATCTTTGCGAAGAATACAGGGTAGAGTTGCTGTGGTTTTAGCAAATATTACGAAAGATGAATGGGAGGAAAAAGATTACCCCACAGAAAATATAATATTTGCTGATTGCTTAGGAAAAAAGACTTTCTTGAAAGAAGTACTTAATTTGGAAGCAGTATTTGGTAGAGGTAAATTAGCCAATGACAAATGGAATAATCTTTTAATGGTATTAAGCGGTCAGAATACATTTAAGAAGAAAGCAGAAGAGAAAAGTAAAAAAGATAGAAAGACAAGAAGTGGAATAAAGGCAATTATAAAAGAGAATTTGTTTGAGGTAGATATGCAGCAAGAGGCAATTGGAAAAACTATACCTCCTGGTCCTCAGCGAATTAGGGGGATAGCTGGTTCCGGAAAGACAGTTCTACTGTCTCAAAAAGCAGCTCATATGCATCTGAAACACCCTGATTGGAAGATAGCTTTAGTCTTTTTTACCAGAAGTCTTTATGATAGTACAAAAAGAGAAGTAGATAAATGGCTGAGGAGATTTAGTAATGGAGAGATAGGCTTTGATTCTATTGAAAATGATAAGCTTCAGATTCTTCATGCCTGGGGTGCTAAAGATCAGCCAGGATTTTATACTACAGTTTGCAAATCCCATAAGACAAGACCTCTTACAGCTAGCAGGAAAATACTTGGTGATGGCGAGCCTAATGAAAGGTTGGTAAAGGCCTGTAAACTATTTTTAGAAAAGACTGAAGAAATTGAGCCAATCTATGATGCTATATTAATTGATGAGGCACAGGATTTAGTGGTTGACAATGAAGAATTGAAATACCAGGACAAGCAGCCCTTTTATTGGCTAGCATATAAAAGCTTAAAACCGGTAGGAGAGGGAAAAGAAAAAAGACTGATTTGGGCTTATGATGAAGCTCAGAGTCTGAATTCTCTTAACATACCATCTGCACCTCAATTATTTGGCCAGGAACCTCAATTCAAAAGAATGGTAAGTGGCTTTCATAAAGGCGGAATTAGAAAAAGTGAGATCATGAATAAATGTTACAGAACACCTGGACCAGTCTTGACTGCTGCTCATGCAATTGGTATGGGGCTATTACGAGAGGGTGGAATGTTGAGGGGGTACACGACTCAAGAGGATTGGGAAAATATAGGCTATGAAATACTTGAAGGAAGTTTTAATCCTGTGGGACAGAAAGTTGTTATACATAGGCCAGATGAAATGACTCCTAATAGGGTAGCGGAAATCTGGGATGGCGATATAGTAGAATTCAATAAATACAATACTCGTAAAGAAGAGATAGATAATCTAGCTAAGAAAATTAGACATAATATTGAAGTAGATGGCCTTAAGCCCTGTCGTGATATCCTGGTAATTGCCCTTGGAGATCCAAAAGAATCTTATAGACTTAAAGTAGATGCCGCTAAAGCAATAAAGAATGAAGGAATTGATATATATATTCCAAAAGCTTTAAAAAATAATATCTATTATCCCAAATATCCTAAGATAGATGCCAATAAATATTGGAATAAGGGTGGAGTAACAATTTCCAATACATATAGAGCTAAAGGAAATGAAGCTTTTATGGTTTATGTCATAGGACTTGATAAGATTGCTGAAGATGAAGCTAACTTTGCATTAAGAAATCAGCTTTTTGTTGCACTGACCAGGACAAAAGGCTGGCTTAATGTAAGTGGTGTTGGAGAATTTCCTCTATATGATGAATTTAAAAGAGTACTTGATAGTGGTAATCGTTTTGAATTTATTTTTCAAAGGCCATTATTAAAATAA